The genomic region CCGAATAGATGTCATTGAGCACAGAGTCAGTGTAGAAACTAGCTTGCAAACCGTGCTTCGTGTCTTCAGACTTGACATCTCTCTTTTACAACGGAAGCTGCCTTATTCTGAGGTGAGAACTACATCACCAAGTTCTGTATCTGTTTGCACACATAAAGTACAGTAATAAGCAGCAGACTAGCTGCCACTTCTAACGCCAAAGTTCCAATGCTGCGAGTCATGCCATCAACAATACCCACATATGCTACAAGTTCTCTACCTCATGGGCGGGCCACCCATCCCAGCTCCCATGCCTTGCAGCTTGGCAGCCAGTTGTGGGTACTTTTCTTGCACTTCGAGCTGTGTCCTTGTGGCCTCAGCATATGACAAAGCGTTGACGATCTCGCCTTCTGTTCGTGAGAGCTCGGCGGCGCGCTCAAAGTATTTGAGTGCTTCAGTGACCTTGCCTTGTTGCAGAAGGAGTTGAGCCATGGTGGCGACTGCGATGTCGCACTCGGGATCGACTGGATTCGATGTTAGCAATCATGTGGAACACCTGCCTTATGGATTCGACTTACTGATCAGTGCCTTATCGCAAAGCTCCTCGGCAGCAGAGAAGTCTTGCTTCCACTGGAACAGAGCAAGTGCCTTGTTGATGAGTGGCAGCACGTTCATGCCGCCACCACGTTCGCCAACGGCCTTCTTCTCCATTTCGACCGCAGTCTCGAACTTCTCGACTGCCTCCTGGTATTTTTGCTGATCGAGCAGCAATTCACCGTAGTAGTTGTACACATCGCTTTTGTCACCAAAGTTCTTAATGCAGCGCCTGAACGTGGCCATACTGCTTGCTACCGAGCCCATCTTGTACTGTGTCACACCAAGCTGGATATGCGAGAAGATGAAATCCTTGTCAAGATCGATCGATTTCTGGTAATCGGTCGCGGCTAAGCTGAACTCGGAGAGGATGAAGTGAAGTTGTGCGCGGTGGTAGTAGATGTCTGGGTCGTCGGGGTTGTACTTTTGGGCGAGTTCGAAGTCGTTGGCAGCGGCGTCGCGTGCACCTTTGAATGCTTGGTAAGTGTCTGCACTTTCTGTGCGATGTGCTTCCAACAACTTACTTTGCTCCAGATGCATGCTAGCACGCTTCACGTAGCTTTGCACGAGAGATTCGTCCAGCTCGATAGACTTGTTCAGGTCTTCCAATGCGGCGTCGTTCTCGCCTCTGAGGTAACGGAATGTACCGCGCATGTTATACGCGTTTGCTTCGTGCTTTTCGAGGTTGTTCTGTTCAATCGCCTTATCAAAACTCTCAGCAGCCTCGTTGTAGCCTTCGCCAGTTCGACGCTTGATCGCGAGAAGTCCCTTTCGTAGATACCACTTGCCGCTCCCCTCCTCGAGGTCGGCAGTTTCTTCGAGTCCTTCAGGAAGATTCTTGGCGCGGAATGATTGCAGGTAGTTGGAGACGAATGTGGGCGATGGCAGCTTCTTTTCCTTGCCTTCCATGATCTTCTTGGCCTTGGTCTCGGCGACCTTCTTGAGCAGCCTTTCGACAGCTTGAGCAGAAGTTTCGTTGCGGAATTGGTCAATGATGCAGCTGGCAGTGTAGTCGAGAAGCGCTTCGCTGTACTTTCCTTCTTGCTCGTACGCGTTTGCTCTTCGGTTAAGTGCCTTGACGTATTCGTTATCCAGGTTGAGCGCAGCAGTGGTATCCTCGATGACCTTGGCCCATTCGCTCAAGGCGTTGTAGCAGGCGGCTCGGTTAGAGTAGAAGACAGGATCAGCTTTGCAGAGGATGGCTTGTGTGTAGAGGTCGATCGCTTTGTTGTAGTCCTTGCTGCCATATGCCTTGTTTCCCGCAGCCTTCAGCTTGGCCGCATAGTCCTTGCGATCAGCTTCCGATAGTGATGCCACCGACTCCTCTGTGACCTGAGGCAGCTTTTCTACCTCCTCTACGACAGGCTGTTTAGGCGGCGCAGCTTTCGCTtccgtcttttcctcggaaTTGATCTTATCTGACCCCGCCGTCGCCTTCTTGCCTTTCCTCTTCTTGGGCTTGGATGCATCGGCTGTGACCTTGGGCGGTTGTGATAGATAGTAGACTGTGCCTCCAGCGACGACTACTGTCACACCAGCGATGGTCCATGCCGCAACCTTGTTGTCGTGATACCAAGTCCCTACGCGATCCCAAAACGATGATGTTGATGCGGCAGCAGAATGTGCGACTTGTTCGACGTGTTCGACCTGCTCGACTGCGGCCGTCGAGGCTCGTGCTGCCGCCATGGTGGATGAGCTTCGCCTAGATCGCAAGTGTGGTCACGCAGGCGTGGATAGGGGATCCAGGTCCGGGCTTGAGATGAAGAGAAGAGGCGATGAAGATGGAGAGTGTGGTGAGACTTCCAATGTCCTAGCTGCTTCACGACTTTGCAAGCAGCTCTCCCGGATTTTAGCTCGGCTCGATGCACGGCCACACATGACTTCATCGCCTTCACGTGCACTACATGTACTTACTTTCACATCCCGACAACATCCATTCTCTTCCTTCCAGCCTTCATCTGCCCCGTGGACCTTGGCCTGTGAGATCGCTGAGCTACTGATAAACATCCTTACTCACCGACTCTCTCGTTGTGGCCGAAGCCGCGTCGCAGTTGAGTTCGTATCGAGGCCGTCAGCACAAGAGATTTCGAGTCATCAACTAGTTGGCCCAGGCTCGCCAGAGGTATGTAGCCAATGTGTCTTGTGTCCTCATACCACTCTCATGTTCTCTTTCGAACACTATTGGCGACGAGAGCAGACTCCAGCGTGTACTTGGACTGATATCTCCGAGTGCTCCGCTGGCCACATCAAACGCACCTTGACATATGCTCCAACCATGAGCGGCCACTTCGGCGTGGGTCCTACGTCGACTGACAACGAGAAGCCTTTTGTCTACACAAGTATACGCTATGACAGGAGACTGTATCATACAGCGAAAAATACTGCTGCATCATGTGGCAAGCCCTGTCCGTTCTACATGCTGGAGCACCACTGGACCAGATTACAAGTAGCCAAGTGGAGTACATTCTTCTTCTCAGATGACCGACCCAGACCCAACTCCGGCGGTCCGACCATAATCCTCCAGGTGTTGCTCAACGCGGTCAAGGACTGGCACGAGAAGCACCCTGATGAGAATCCTGAAGCCTTGCGGATCAAGCTCTGCGCATATGTTGGGGACAAAATGAGGACTGAGATCTACCATCCGCTGAAAAGCATTCCAATGACGGGACTGTTCCCGACTACATTCGATCTTCCAGTAGAGCAGCGGCGCGAGACAGAGTGGTCCATTCTCCTTGACACCGAGCCAACCGAAGCCTGCGAAGGAACCATGTTCAAGACCAGTGACCGCTCTACATATGCTCGTGCGCGAGCGGCAGCCGATATTGTCAACTACATGATGCCACGAGAAGTCTTGCTTTGGGACCACGATCGGAATGTGATCGACGGTTCCATCTGTACGGTGTACCTCTATCGCCAAGGACGGTGGGTCACACCGTCGGCTGCTGCAGGCGGCTTGCAAGGGACGACCCGAAGATGGGCTCTTGAGAATCAGCTGGCTTTCGAGGGCGAGATACCGATCGACAGCATGGTAGATGGCGAAGTTGTCTGGCTCTCGAATGCCGTGAGAGGGTACTTCTGGGCAATATATCAGAGTCGAGACCCTCCTCAGGATCAACCAGACGAGGCAGTGGTGCAGCGCATACATCACGAGCGCTTTATATAAGATAGAGCTTGTAGCATAGAGACACACCTAGGGCACTGATAGGTGAGCAGAAGTGGCGAGTAATTACTGGTCGCAAGCCATGTACCAGCATGTGATCCTCTTCTTCATAGCACAACATCATTCTGCATTCATTGAATATGTCTGCGTTCCTCAACATGGCGCTCGTGAGAGCGTGACTCCCTAGATAGGCAAGTAGAGATGCTTCCGGTCAAAGGCTCGGCTGCTTCAGTCAGCATGCGCATGACCGAGTGACCCGCTCAGACGTGCGGTACTGTGTCTAGGCGACTACAACCCTCGGCTGAGCGTGCAGAAGATCAGCTGGGCGCTCTGCAGGGCAGGTACTGTCGGCGAATGTGTTTCCAGGATGTTGTGATACGGCATGCGGAGGCGTGGTAGCGGGCGCCGCCTCTGGCCATTGCGATAGGATATATGCTTGAGCTCTTCCGCTACTTCTCCTGACAAGCGTATGTGCGACTTCTTATGCTGGAAATCAGTTCCGCTAAGGGTGGACGGTGCAGGCATGCGCGATAGTGAAAGGGCTGGATCGAACAAAGACAATGCAGGTGCAGAGGACTCGAGCCGCTTTCTGCACCTGACAATGGCCATCTTGCCTGTGAATGCCGCTCTCACTGCACAGTGCCCACCAGCCACGGCCAGATCGAAGACGCGCGAGGCTTCCTTCACGCAGCGACTACGCCTGCGCCTGCGCCTGCACGATTCACGCTGATGGCCCAGTCACGTCGGTGTTGACTGTTCTGGTGCACTCCGTCTTCCATTCGCCGCCGTTCGACACCACCAGCATATGACCTCTGCCTGCGCCCATCCTTGATCCGCACGTTTTCGGCAGTACACCTCATCTCAGTGCAGGATCAGCCATTGTTTGGAGCAACACCGCCACCTACCACCGCAGCGCCGCAGGTAAGCACCAGCAGCAGCTCGTGTGCTTCGACCAGAGGTGCACCTCAAACAAACAAAGCTCCATCCCTCCATCCCTGCGGACGTCACTGCACAGCAGCACAGAGACTTCCCGACCAGCTCCACATTACCACCAACTGCCCGAACCGCGGTTTGCCCGCAGCCGCGACATCATTATCTGTGCTAACGAGCAAGTACCTGACAGATCGCTCTTCTTTGCTCTGCTCCTCCTGCGACGAAACATCCCACTCAGCCAGTCTCACGCACCACACTCCCTTCGACCCGCCACCAGAGCATGAGCTCGCAGCAATCCGCGCTCCGCAATCACACTCGCAAGCCCTCCCACCAGAATGGCGAGCAGAACCTCTCGCTAGACCTCGACCCTTATGCCGCGCCTAGCGTCTACTACGGCGGGAGCCACAGCCCTAGAAAGGTTGCAAAGAGTCGCACATACTCAGCTGTAAGAAGTCCACCACTGAGTCCAAGGACCCCGCACACGCCATACGATCCACAGCCTTATTCGAAGAGATGGTCATTGCCAGCTGCCAGATCGCTGACAGAAGACACCCAACAGATTGATCCTCCTGGTTCTGAACCACTAGCACACACATTCAAGGCACCCGCGAGGCGAACGAGCCACGGTATGTCGCGGACCATTGGTTGGGATGTACATTCAGTGTGAAGCTGACAAGGTACAGATGCACAGGGTAATGCCCCTCGCCGCTATCTCATCAATGTTGATGATTGCCTGAAGTCCCTCTTGTCGCGGGAGGACACCGACAACAACGTCCAGATCACCATTGAGGACAGCGGGCCAAAGACGATCGAGCTTGGAACAGCCGCTTCTGGTGGCTACAAACGCTTCGATGTCCGCGGCACATATATGCTCAGCAATCTCTTGCAGGAGCTTACGTTGGCCAAGAAGTATGGCCGTAAGCAGATCGTACTCGACGAGGCCCGTCTGAACGAGAACCCGGTCAACCGCATGGCTCGCCTTATCAAGGACCAGTTCTGGCCGAATCTCACCAGACGCATGGATGGGTCCAACATTGGTGCTGTCGGAAAGGATCCCAAAGACTGGACAGCAGACCCTCGGCCTCGCATCTACATTCCACCTGGAGCTCCAGAGCAGTATGAGTACTACACTCGGATTGCCAAGGAACATCCCGAGATAAGACTCGATGTCCAATGGCTGAAGGATGGAGGACCAGACGACGATGAATATGTGCGTGACCTCAACAGCGCCCCTGGTATCCTGGCCATTGAGATGGAACGCGTTGAGGACACACCAAAGGGAGAAATTGATTTCAAGGGCCTGCCTTTCGTTGTTCCTGGCGGTCGCTTCAACGAGCTCTACGGCTGGGACAGTTACATGGAGACGCTGGGCTTGCTCGTCAACGACCGGGTGGACCTTTGCGAGTCCATGGCAAGACATTTCTGTTTCTCGATTCGCCACTATGGCAAAATCCTGAACGCCAATCGTTCATACTATCTCCGCCGCACTCAGCCGCCCTTCCTTACAGACATGGCACTCCGCATCTATGACAGGATAAAACACAGACCTGACAGTCTCGACTTCCTCCGCAGGTGTATCCTCGCCGCCATCAAGGACTACTATGCGACTTGGACGTCGAAACCGAGATTCGATGAAGAGTCTGGTCTTTCGCGATACGTGCCAGGCGGTCTTGGTGTACCACCGGAGACAGAGGCAACTCACTTCGTTCATGTCCTGTCACCATACGCCAAGAAGCACAACATGAGCTTCAACGACTTTGTCCATGCCTACAATTATGGTCATGTTTTCGAGCCGGAGCTTGACGAGTATTTCCTGCACGACCGATCGGTGCGTGAATCAGGACACGATACCTCATACCGCCTGGAGAGGGTTAGTGCCCATCTCGCTACGGTCGACCTCAACTCGTGTTTGTACAAGTACGAAGTCGACATTGCACGCACTATCCGTGCATTCTTCGGCGACAAGCTCTGCATTCCCAAGGAGTGGCACATGCCTGGCCACCCGGACTTCGAGACTTCATCGACTTGGGATCGCCGTGCCAAGAAGCGACGCCAGCAGATGGACAAGCTCATGTGGAACGAGGAGGCTGGCATGTTCTTCGACTACAACACTGTGAAGAAGGAACAGACTGGGTATGAGAGTGCAACGACTTTCTGGTCCATGTGGGCTGGCGCTTGTACACCTCGTCAAGCCTCAGTTCTGATCGAAAAGGCATTACCTAAGTTCGAAGTTCACGGCGGTCTTGTTAGCGGTACGGAGAAGAGCCGTGGCCCAGTAGGTGTTCACCGACCGAACCGTCAATGGGACTTCCCATTCGGCTGGGCACCTCAACAGATCCTTGCCTGGACTGGTATGCTACGTTACGGCTTTGAGGAGGAAGCACAGCGATGCGCTTATCGCTGGATCTATATGTGCACCAAGGCCTTTGTCGATTTCAATGGCGTCGTAGTCGAGAAGTACGATGTTACAAGACAGGTCGATCCTCACAAGGTTACCGCTGAATACGGCAATCAAGGTGGTGACTTCAAGGGTGTGGCAACAGAAGGCTTTGGCTGGGTCAATGCATCCTACGTCTACGGCTTGCAGATCCTCAATGCCCATATGAAGCGTGCCCTGGGTGCCGTCACCACTTGGGACACCTTCAAGAAGATGACAGAAGGTGAAGATTCTGGCGACATTTTGCTGGATCCCAAGCACCCGGCATCCCAAATTCATGCAGCCGAGCACCATTCGGCACCGGTACAATACGCACATGGCGGCGAGGCTCCTGTAACCCCAGCGAACCTGGCGTCGAAGCATGACGATGTCAACCGCGGCTCCACCGTTGGTCTCACGCCCGGGACGATACCGCCAGCGCATGCCTGGGGATGAAATCACTTCGACAGTACGTTTGAGCGACTGTGAGGATCGCTCTGCAGTCTGCTTAAGAAGCGTTGCGCGCGTACCTACGATGGATCATGATATGAGGGAATGAGAAAGTGTGCTTTGGATATGCTTAGCGGTTGATGATGATTGATGGCATACTCATGAGTTGATATTTCGGGCTGGCATGAGATACCTGAAAGCATTCATCCACATTTACCAATCTCGGATTACGCATCATTTACTGCCGTCTTCGTGTGATCAGGCATATCCCTGTCAGGCACAAGTGACAAAATCTTGCCCCACCTCGCCACGCAGGGCCAGCTCAAGCATGCAGGTGGGCTTCTCGAACTTTCGTTTCCAAAAGTGATGTTTGCTTGCACGTTGATCTAAAACACCGCCGTGAACTAATCATATTTTCCTCCAGCACTTATTAACAGACACACGTCAATCGCACATCCCCGCGACGAACACAAGATGGCAGACAACAAGCGCAGCCGCGTCTTCTTCGACATTTCAATCGGCGGAACCTCCGCCGGCAAGGTCGTCTTCGAGCTCTACAACGATGTGGTGCCCAAGACTGCAGAGAACTTCCGCGCGCTGTGCACAGGCGAGAAGGGCGAGGGAACGGCAGGCAAGCCTCTACACTACAAAGGCAGCACATTTCACCGTGTGATCAAGAGCTTCATGATCCAGGGTGGTGACTTCACAGCGGGAAATGGCACTGGCGGTGAGAGCATCTACGGCGAGAAGTTCGAGGACGAGAACTTCGATCTGAAGCACGACAAGCCATTCTTGCTGTCTATGGCCAATGCTGGAGCCGGAACAAATGGCAGCCAGTTCTTCGTCACCACAGTTCCAACACCCCACTTGGACGGAAAGCATGTGGTATTCGGAGAGGTCATTGCAGGCAAGAGCATCATTAGAAATGTTGAGAACACTTCCGTTGGAGCAAGTGACAAGCCCGAGAAGGACTGCGTGATTGAAGACTGCGGAGAACTCCCGCCAAACGTCGACCTTTCTCAGTTCAACAAGAAGAAGGCAGACTCGACAGGTGATGCGTACGAGGACTTCCCTGAAGACCACCCCAAAGAGGGCGATGACTGGAAAGGTACAGAGATTGTCAAGATCGTGTCGGAGCTGAAGGATATGGGCAACAAGGCATTCAAGGCACAAGAGCACGAGATGGCACTCAGCAAGTACCAGAAAGCGCTGCGATACCTGCACGAGTACCCTGAGCCTCTCGAGAACGATCCAAAGGACCTCGGAGATCAGCTCAAGACACTCAAGGTCTCGCTCTACACCAATTGCTCGCTTATGGAGTACAAGCTTGGTCAATTCAAGAATTCCTTCACGTCAGCAGATAAGGCTGCTGGTGTCCCAGGAATCGATAACAAGGCAAAGGGCAAGGCCGTCTTCCGGAAGGGTATGGCAGCCAAGGGGTCGAAGGATGAGGAGGGCGCGATCCAGTTCCTGCAGCAAGCTGCCGAGCTCCTGCCAGAGGATCCGGCCTCGAAGAATGAGCTGGCTGCCGTGAGAAAAGCCATGGCCGATCGCAAGGCCAAGGAGAAGAAGGTGTACGCGAAGGCTTTCGCATGAACGTGAATGCGATCGGAATGAGCGCACTCGGACATGGTCGGCGTGCTCATGAAAGGCTTACGTCTGTGTAGCGTTACAGCGTTCTAGGATAGAGTCTTGCCGCTCCGACGAGCCATAATGCGGGAACGGAGTCATAGCAAGCGAGCGCAGCACGCGTTCGTTGGCCGTAGTACCGACATCTCCACGAGACATTGCTGCGACTGCTTATGTGGTGCAAAGGATGAGGCTGAGCTCAGCCCAATGCAGCGGCTGGCATCAAGCGACAGCTGCGGTGAAAAGAATGGAGCACGAAGATAACGAAGTTGAAAATAGTAAACGTACATAAACAGAGAGATGCCTATCCCCTCAAGGGACGATCCATCACACAGTCTCACCACAACATGGCTCTCACAGCACTTTCTCCCGAGTACTTTCCCGTTTCGTCCTCAGCTTCGTCACGCGAGCCCTCACCAAAGTCCGCAGCGTACACCGGCTTGCCAGGACGTACCTTGAGATCGAAGAAGCGTCCTCTGGCACTCATGGGCAGATCGCGTTCCAGAGTCACAAGCATTGGTGCTGCCCTGCGTCGTGCCGAGTGTGCTGTTGCTATCGACCGAGCTCTTCACGCCTCGGACAACGCATTGAATGTCGAGTCAGCTGTCAAGAAGGTGCGACGCAGCTGGTTGACGAGACACTAGAGGAGTGGTACGGCAGTCCCAGCGGGCGTTTCATCGTTTCGCGTGTCTTGAGACTGGAGATGGTGTTTGGGCGTGAACAGAAGACAGGCTCCCCCCAGCGAAGTGTCGGCGCAGATCAATAAGGACATCAGGAGATACTCTCCACGTCATCCGGTCAGGGTCACATGCATTGCTTCCCTCGAGCTCGACCCACCTCTCACTCTCTTCCAAACGCATTGGGTTATGCACTACGACTGTGCTGCATTGCCTCTCCTCCATACTTCCATGCAACGCAGACGTGCTCTCGCATATTGCTTACTACCCACGCTTATGGCGAGGTGACACGCAAGACGATAAGATCCAACATTCACGCCGGAACGAGCCCCAGGATCCCCATCTGAGCATAGTCGCATTGCGCTGCGCCATCACCAAGTAGCAAGCACAAACTCTCCGTGACATGCTGCACAAAACGATCCGGTAATGCCGCCGCAAGCCAATCCGAAAGATTCAGCTGCCTCTCTTGCAACAACGCGGCCCATCTCGCCGCACAACTCGAGCACCCCGCTCATCACGGAGCATCAACGCCAGGACCTACGCCAAGCGGGACCAACAGCGTCAGCATCTGCAGACGTGCATAGCGAGGAGAAAGACGCGAAAGCAGGAAAGAGGAGCTTGTTTGGCTTGGGCAAGAAGAAAGACAGCAAGAAGCCGGCCATGGAGGCACAACCCGTTGCAGCAGTGCTGCCTCAGTCGCAGGCTGCGGTCAGGCCTCCATCGCCTCTAAAGTCGCAACAGCCTCCTGATCTCAAGTCAACGTCGCAATCCATACCATTGTCGCCGGCAAGACATCCTTATCAGCAGACGATAGCGGCGCAATCACCCTCGCGTCTCCGCTCCAGCTCGCCCAGGTTACACAGCCCCGCATCTTCCGAGATATTCGAGCGAAACGTCCAGGAGCCTATACCAATGTCAGGTCTCGGAGGTGAATTAGACCCTGCACACATTCCAGCGCATGTCATCACCGAAGATCAGATCCCACCAGCATTAGAAGCATCGGCGCAAGCTATCACAAACGATCAGCTCAACCCTGATGAAGTCGAAATCGTAACTTCTTCCACACACTTGCCCGCTTCGAGTGTCTTGGAAGGTTCGGCAAGCCATGCCGATTTGACCCAGCTCAACTCGCCTACACTACCTTCGCTTCGACATGAACAGTCACAGGATTCCGAGCCAGCTTCAAGCATGCACGCATCGGGAATTGTGCCTAGTCTCGAGGATGACGGCGCAAGCAGCTATGGTCAGCTAGATCCTAACGATGTTCGCAGACT from Fulvia fulva chromosome 10, complete sequence harbors:
- a CDS encoding peptidyl-prolyl cis-trans isomerase; protein product: MADNKRSRVFFDISIGGTSAGKVVFELYNDVVPKTAENFRALCTGEKGEGTAGKPLHYKGSTFHRVIKSFMIQGGDFTAGNGTGGESIYGEKFEDENFDLKHDKPFLLSMANAGAGTNGSQFFVTTVPTPHLDGKHVVFGEVIAGKSIIRNVENTSVGASDKPEKDCVIEDCGELPPNVDLSQFNKKKADSTGDAYEDFPEDHPKEGDDWKGTEIVKIVSELKDMGNKAFKAQEHEMALSKYQKALRYLHEYPEPLENDPKDLGDQLKTLKVSLYTNCSLMEYKLGQFKNSFTSADKAAGVPGIDNKAKGKAVFRKGMAAKGSKDEEGAIQFLQQAAELLPEDPASKNELAAVRKAMADRKAKEKKVYAKAFA
- a CDS encoding Putative aminodeoxychorismate lyase; the protein is MSGHFGVGPTSTDNEKPFVYTSIRYDRRLYHTAKNTAASCGKPCPFYMLEHHWTRLQVAKWSTFFFSDDRPRPNSGGPTIILQVLLNAVKDWHEKHPDENPEALRIKLCAYVGDKMRTEIYHPLKSIPMTGLFPTTFDLPVEQRRETEWSILLDTEPTEACEGTMFKTSDRSTYARARAAADIVNYMMPREVLLWDHDRNVIDGSICTVYLYRQGRWVTPSAAAGGLQGTTRRWALENQLAFEGEIPIDSMVDGEVVWLSNAVRGYFWAIYQSRDPPQDQPDEAVVQRIHHERFI
- a CDS encoding Cytosolic neutral trehalase; the encoded protein is MSSQQSALRNHTRKPSHQNGEQNLSLDLDPYAAPSVYYGGSHSPRKVAKSRTYSAIDPPGSEPLAHTFKAPARRTSHDAQGNAPRRYLINVDDCLKSLLSREDTDNNVQITIEDSGPKTIELGTAASGGYKRFDVRGTYMLSNLLQELTLAKKYGRKQIVLDEARLNENPVNRMARLIKDQFWPNLTRRMDGSNIGAVGKDPKDWTADPRPRIYIPPGAPEQYEYYTRIAKEHPEIRLDVQWLKDGGPDDDEYVRDLNSAPGILAIEMERVEDTPKGEIDFKGLPFVVPGGRFNELYGWDSYMETLGLLVNDRVDLCESMARHFCFSIRHYGKILNANRSYYLRRTQPPFLTDMALRIYDRIKHRPDSLDFLRRCILAAIKDYYATWTSKPRFDEESGLSRYVPGGLGVPPETEATHFVHVLSPYAKKHNMSFNDFVHAYNYGHVFEPELDEYFLHDRSVRESGHDTSYRLERVSAHLATVDLNSCLYKYEVDIARTIRAFFGDKLCIPKEWHMPGHPDFETSSTWDRRAKKRRQQMDKLMWNEEAGMFFDYNTVKKEQTGYESATTFWSMWAGACTPRQASVLIEKALPKFEVHGGLVSGTEKSRGPVGVHRPNRQWDFPFGWAPQQILAWTGMLRYGFEEEAQRCAYRWIYMCTKAFVDFNGVVVEKYDVTRQVDPHKVTAEYGNQGGDFKGVATEGFGWVNASYVYGLQILNAHMKRALGAVTTWDTFKKMTEGEDSGDILLDPKHPASQIHAAEHHSAPVQYAHGGEAPVTPANLASKHDDVNRGSTVGLTPGTIPPAHAWG
- a CDS encoding Mitochondrial import receptor subunit tom70; translated protein: MAAARASTAAVEQVEHVEQVAHSAAASTSSFWDRVGTWYHDNKVAAWTIAGVTVVVAGGTVYYLSQPPKVTADASKPKKRKGKKATAGSDKINSEEKTEAKAAPPKQPVVEEVEKLPQVTEESVASLSEADRKDYAAKLKAAGNKAYGSKDYNKAIDLYTQAILCKADPVFYSNRAACYNALSEWAKVIEDTTAALNLDNEYVKALNRRANAYEQEGKYSEALLDYTASCIIDQFRNETSAQAVERLLKKVAETKAKKIMEGKEKKLPSPTFVSNYLQSFRAKNLPEGLEETADLEEGSGKWYLRKGLLAIKRRTGEGYNEAAESFDKAIEQNNLEKHEANAYNMRGTFRYLRGENDAALEDLNKSIELDESLVQSYVKRASMHLEQKSADTYQAFKGARDAAANDFELAQKYNPDDPDIYYHRAQLHFILSEFSLAATDYQKSIDLDKDFIFSHIQLGVTQYKMGSVASSMATFRRCIKNFGDKSDVYNYYGELLLDQQKYQEAVEKFETAVEMEKKAVGERGGGMNVLPLINKALALFQWKQDFSAAEELCDKALIIDPECDIAVATMAQLLLQQGKVTEALKYFERAAELSRTEGEIVNALSYAEATRTQLEVQEKYPQLAAKLQGMGAGMGGPPMR